One window of Phycisphaeraceae bacterium genomic DNA carries:
- a CDS encoding S9 family peptidase, with product MYRTLAHRTLAMTIAAVASLTSHAQPGESISGYKTPPEAIRRVLDTPPTPAVSISPDDRWILLLERRNLPAIADLAAPMLRLGGSRLNPNTNGPHGPRPYTGFVLRPMPGEGEPVGLKDMRIETPADAALSGPSWSVDGRYFTFTNTINPAGETDAGGRPLPSGTELWVCDTETRAVKRLVGPTLNTAAGVGVRWMPDQRSVLVSLIPEGRGSMPQRPAVPSGPVMQDADGTVAPVRTYQDLLNDTHDEALFDWIMTGQLAVVSIETGSIRKIGAPAIHAGVSSSPSGEYLLVGTVKRPYSYAVPWSLFPMTWEVLDLASERSVRTVVEMPLRENIPTQGVQTGPRGVNWLDTQPATLLWTEALDGGDPRAKVDHRDRCMLLAAPFKGEPSEWLKLQHRASGMSWLEPGAMQDGPAVAHAMVGEFERERRWMRTWLVSLDVDGGKVVGEPRLVFDRSINDRYNDPGSPLSKRLSNGVSVVRVDDGYVYLDGDGATPEGNRPFLDRMSLADFSKERLWRNEGECYEGAIDVMAKKGPTGGIRVITTHETQTTPPNTFVMDLSNGSRTALTTFTDPLPELRKIKREIITYARDDGAPLSATMYLPPDYVEGTKLPLFIWAYPNEVSDTSTAGQVSGSQHRFTQIGGSSHLFLLLAGYAVMDNASMPVIGDPETVNDTFVKQIVANAQAAIDKAVSMGVGDPTRVAVGGHSYGAFMTANLLAHCPPGMFKAGIARSGAYNRTLTPFGFQSERRSFWEAQDVYMNMSPFTHADKIKTPILMIHGQIDNNSGTFPIQSERLFQAIKGTGGTARLVMLPYESHGYMARESVMHVLAESIEWLDRYVKNASEASTHGASESAN from the coding sequence ATGTACCGCACGCTCGCCCACCGGACACTGGCCATGACCATCGCTGCCGTCGCGTCTCTCACCTCGCACGCACAGCCCGGCGAGTCGATTTCCGGCTATAAGACGCCCCCGGAAGCGATCCGGCGCGTGCTCGATACCCCGCCCACGCCTGCGGTCTCGATCAGCCCCGACGATCGCTGGATCCTTCTGCTCGAGCGTCGCAATCTCCCTGCGATCGCCGACCTTGCCGCACCCATGCTGCGTCTGGGCGGCTCTCGGCTGAACCCCAACACCAACGGGCCGCACGGCCCCCGTCCGTACACGGGCTTCGTCCTGCGTCCGATGCCCGGCGAGGGCGAGCCGGTCGGGTTGAAGGACATGCGCATCGAGACGCCCGCCGATGCCGCGCTCTCAGGGCCTTCATGGTCCGTCGATGGAAGGTACTTCACGTTTACGAACACGATCAACCCGGCGGGTGAAACCGATGCCGGCGGGAGGCCCTTGCCGAGCGGCACTGAACTCTGGGTCTGCGATACCGAGACACGCGCCGTGAAACGACTCGTCGGCCCGACGCTGAATACAGCCGCGGGCGTCGGCGTTCGATGGATGCCGGACCAGCGGAGCGTGCTGGTTTCACTGATCCCTGAAGGGCGCGGCTCGATGCCGCAGAGGCCCGCGGTGCCGAGCGGTCCGGTGATGCAGGACGCCGACGGGACCGTTGCGCCCGTGCGGACCTACCAGGACCTGCTCAACGACACCCACGATGAGGCCCTCTTTGACTGGATCATGACCGGGCAACTGGCGGTGGTGAGCATCGAGACCGGCTCTATCCGCAAGATCGGCGCGCCCGCGATCCACGCTGGCGTCTCATCCTCGCCATCGGGCGAGTATCTGCTCGTCGGCACCGTCAAGCGTCCGTACTCGTACGCGGTCCCGTGGTCGCTCTTCCCGATGACCTGGGAAGTCCTGGATCTGGCGAGTGAGAGATCCGTGCGCACCGTGGTCGAGATGCCCCTGCGAGAGAACATCCCGACCCAGGGCGTGCAGACCGGACCACGCGGCGTCAACTGGCTCGACACCCAGCCCGCCACGCTCCTCTGGACCGAGGCCCTCGACGGCGGCGACCCGCGGGCGAAGGTCGATCATCGCGATCGCTGCATGCTCCTGGCCGCTCCATTCAAGGGCGAGCCCTCCGAGTGGCTCAAACTCCAGCACCGGGCGAGCGGCATGTCCTGGCTTGAGCCGGGCGCGATGCAGGATGGACCGGCTGTCGCCCACGCGATGGTCGGCGAGTTCGAGCGCGAGCGCCGCTGGATGCGCACCTGGCTGGTTTCGCTGGATGTTGATGGTGGAAAGGTCGTGGGCGAGCCGCGCCTGGTGTTCGATCGCTCCATCAACGATCGCTACAACGATCCGGGTTCGCCGCTGTCGAAGCGGCTGTCCAATGGCGTCTCGGTTGTCCGCGTCGATGACGGATACGTCTACCTCGACGGCGACGGCGCGACGCCGGAGGGGAACCGCCCCTTCCTTGATCGCATGTCGCTGGCCGATTTCAGCAAGGAGCGGCTGTGGCGGAACGAGGGGGAGTGCTACGAGGGCGCGATCGATGTGATGGCCAAGAAGGGGCCGACGGGCGGGATCCGTGTCATCACGACGCACGAGACGCAGACCACGCCACCCAACACGTTCGTGATGGATCTGTCGAATGGTTCGAGGACTGCGCTGACGACGTTTACCGACCCCCTTCCCGAGCTCCGCAAGATCAAGCGCGAGATCATCACGTACGCGCGTGACGATGGCGCGCCGCTGTCGGCGACGATGTACCTGCCGCCCGATTACGTCGAGGGGACAAAGCTCCCTCTCTTCATCTGGGCGTATCCGAACGAGGTTTCCGACACATCGACCGCAGGCCAGGTGTCGGGCTCGCAGCACCGTTTCACGCAGATCGGCGGCAGCAGCCACCTCTTCCTGCTCCTCGCGGGCTACGCAGTGATGGACAACGCCTCGATGCCCGTGATCGGCGACCCTGAAACCGTCAACGACACCTTCGTGAAGCAGATTGTGGCCAACGCGCAGGCCGCCATCGACAAGGCGGTATCGATGGGCGTCGGTGATCCGACGCGCGTGGCGGTGGGGGGGCACTCCTACGGCGCGTTCATGACGGCGAACCTGCTTGCGCACTGTCCGCCAGGCATGTTCAAGGCCGGCATCGCACGCAGCGGCGCGTACAACCGGACGCTCACACCCTTCGGCTTCCAGTCCGAGCGTCGTTCGTTCTGGGAAGCGCAGGACGTGTACATGAACATGTCCCCGTTCACCCATGCCGACAAGATCAAGACCCCCATCCTCATGATCCACGGCCAGATCGACAACAACTCCGGCACCTTCCCCATCCAGTCCGAGCGACTCTTTCAGGCGATCAAGGGCACAGGCGGCACGGCCCGCCTCGTCATGCTTCCCTATGAGTCCCACGGCTACATGGCACGCGAAAGCGTCATGCACGTGCTTGCCGAGAGCATCGAGTGGCTCGATCGCTACGTGAAGAACGCGTCGGAGGCCTCTACGCATGGTGCGAGCGAGAGTGCGAACTGA
- a CDS encoding LptF/LptG family permease: MRIPGTLWRHMAIEVGRVVLITAAVLLCVVSFSAVVKFLAEGKLSPLDALRFMGVIAVPMLHYTLPFASGFGATLAYHRMVSDGEILAAHAGGIGHRAVLMPALLAAIGLGGGLAYLNQQVIPKMLESSHRMITQDIAKILSASIESSQSVNFDNFLLHAGSVKRFGADTSSGATERMMLTDVVAVEFDRKGVIRSEATARRAWLWVFPPGGPDPMPGVSPGVGYVRMRLEEGVGFSGGQLVRFTELSPDPWLLPDSFRTDPKFFTNSEMDTLRERPELMHGVEQRRSRLAQRLAERQTMGEIKASLLNTQRVRLIDSAGQTLILRASDIRLTPERRWAVLPTTPGRPIEVDRFMPDGSLARYGARSAEIVTQTIDMEGMSELTARLVLSEVTTISGTATGSSVGGSVGGDRAQLSLGPLYSSSRPLDDLIGRSCAELLEASRAYTNRERPDLFIDEAASDLAKSIAKLEREILSKVHERWAMSAACLVMTLAGAATAMRLGNALPLAVYLWSFIPALAAVITITSGQQLTHDLGAPGLFVLWGGVGLLVVYTLVSYFHVARH; encoded by the coding sequence ATGCGGATTCCCGGGACGCTCTGGCGGCACATGGCGATCGAGGTCGGGCGGGTGGTGCTCATCACCGCCGCCGTTCTCCTGTGCGTGGTGTCGTTCTCGGCGGTCGTCAAGTTTCTGGCCGAGGGAAAGCTGAGCCCGCTCGACGCGCTGCGTTTCATGGGCGTGATAGCGGTGCCGATGCTGCACTACACCCTGCCGTTCGCTTCCGGGTTCGGCGCGACACTGGCGTACCACAGGATGGTCAGCGACGGGGAGATCCTGGCGGCCCACGCCGGAGGCATCGGCCACCGAGCGGTGCTGATGCCGGCGTTGCTCGCCGCGATCGGGCTCGGGGGGGGGCTCGCCTACCTGAATCAGCAGGTCATCCCCAAGATGCTCGAGTCCTCGCATCGGATGATCACACAGGACATCGCCAAGATCCTCTCGGCATCGATCGAGTCGAGCCAATCGGTGAACTTCGACAACTTTCTGCTGCACGCGGGGAGCGTGAAGCGATTCGGCGCGGACACGTCCAGCGGCGCGACCGAGCGCATGATGCTGACGGATGTGGTCGCGGTGGAGTTCGACCGCAAGGGCGTGATCCGATCCGAGGCGACCGCGCGCCGGGCCTGGCTCTGGGTCTTCCCTCCCGGCGGGCCTGATCCGATGCCGGGCGTCTCTCCCGGTGTTGGGTACGTGAGGATGCGACTGGAAGAGGGGGTCGGGTTCTCCGGCGGGCAGCTGGTCCGATTCACCGAGCTCTCCCCCGATCCCTGGCTGCTCCCAGATTCGTTCCGCACGGACCCGAAGTTCTTCACCAACTCGGAGATGGACACGCTCCGCGAACGCCCCGAACTCATGCACGGCGTCGAGCAGCGGCGATCCCGCCTGGCGCAACGACTCGCTGAACGCCAGACGATGGGAGAGATCAAGGCCTCGCTGCTCAACACCCAGCGCGTGCGCCTCATCGATAGCGCGGGTCAGACGCTGATCCTCCGCGCTTCCGACATCCGCCTGACTCCCGAGCGACGGTGGGCCGTGCTGCCGACCACCCCGGGACGCCCCATCGAGGTCGATCGCTTCATGCCGGACGGAAGTCTGGCCCGCTACGGCGCTCGCTCGGCGGAGATCGTGACGCAGACCATCGATATGGAGGGAATGTCGGAACTCACGGCCCGACTCGTGCTGTCAGAGGTCACGACCATCAGCGGCACAGCCACGGGCAGCAGCGTCGGAGGGAGTGTCGGCGGGGATCGCGCCCAGCTCTCTCTCGGGCCTCTCTATTCCTCGTCGCGCCCCCTCGACGATCTGATCGGACGTTCGTGCGCCGAACTGCTCGAAGCTTCACGGGCGTACACGAACCGCGAACGGCCGGATCTTTTCATCGATGAAGCCGCCTCGGACCTTGCCAAGAGCATCGCGAAACTCGAACGCGAGATCCTGAGCAAGGTGCACGAGCGCTGGGCGATGTCCGCCGCATGCCTCGTCATGACGCTTGCGGGCGCGGCAACCGCGATGCGGCTCGGAAACGCGCTGCCCCTGGCCGTGTACCTCTGGTCGTTCATCCCCGCGCTGGCCGCTGTCATCACCATCACCAGCGGGCAGCAACTGACGCACGACCTCGGCGCGCCCGGCCTCTTCGTGCTCTGGGGAGGCGTGGGATTGCTGGTTGTGTACACCCTCGTCTCCTATTTCCACGTGGCGCGACATTGA
- a CDS encoding glycosyltransferase family 39 protein, translating into MNDHPVNASHAARPDRSPWPVVLAIAAALLLVRLGYLAWLCPYTLAEDEAHYWDWSRSLDWSYYSKGPGVAWLIAAMTSIFGVFELGIRAGAALMGSIATIGVAGLAHATYADRRTTIATAALFNLIPFYQVSALLMTIDMPYVACWAVGSWAAMLALHKGGRWAWIALGASIAVGFLFKYTMAMIVPGILGAMIAGHLASKRSGRPVLRMDPRFGRWAAFCVLAALTGLAPVLIWNAERDWPTVRHLLGHLGVKGGDVPTPRDPWTPKWFFEFVAVQIGLIGPALALMYRAIARGETGREDSPAEAAIRARARTLAWMGLPLIGFYLVVSLINDAEGNWAIAGYVTLVPLAARLGTGRKRAGKRAGRRYPAWLACWVVGVVVAICFARLDILAKVPLIGRAVPLGRLMQSDLRAHDVDRYASMLAEETGLEPFVIASHYGRASQLAFYMKDRPRVYCAGPHVGGRKTQFDMWASTDLSQRSVNLQLSGRPAVLVGSLQHQWERAFEHIEPIGALNGETKPDRVSFLGYAYRGFTGPRQDK; encoded by the coding sequence ATGAACGACCATCCGGTGAACGCCTCGCACGCTGCACGGCCGGACCGATCTCCGTGGCCGGTCGTCCTGGCGATCGCCGCGGCACTTCTGCTCGTGCGGCTTGGCTACCTCGCGTGGCTCTGCCCGTACACGCTCGCGGAGGATGAGGCGCATTACTGGGACTGGTCGCGCTCGCTCGACTGGTCGTACTACAGCAAGGGGCCGGGGGTCGCCTGGCTGATCGCAGCGATGACCTCGATCTTCGGCGTATTCGAGCTGGGCATCAGAGCGGGCGCGGCTCTCATGGGCTCGATCGCGACCATCGGCGTCGCCGGGCTGGCCCACGCGACCTACGCGGATCGGCGGACCACCATCGCGACCGCCGCACTCTTCAACCTCATCCCTTTCTACCAGGTCTCGGCGTTGCTCATGACGATCGACATGCCATATGTCGCGTGCTGGGCTGTCGGATCGTGGGCGGCGATGCTCGCACTGCACAAGGGGGGCCGCTGGGCGTGGATCGCGCTCGGCGCGTCCATCGCCGTTGGATTTCTCTTCAAGTACACCATGGCGATGATCGTGCCCGGCATTCTCGGGGCGATGATCGCCGGGCATCTGGCGAGCAAACGCAGCGGCAGACCCGTGCTGCGGATGGATCCGCGCTTCGGACGCTGGGCCGCGTTCTGTGTGCTGGCCGCGCTCACCGGGCTCGCCCCCGTCTTGATCTGGAACGCCGAACGCGACTGGCCCACCGTGCGCCACCTGCTCGGGCACCTGGGCGTGAAGGGCGGCGATGTGCCGACACCGCGCGACCCGTGGACGCCGAAGTGGTTCTTCGAGTTCGTGGCCGTGCAGATCGGCCTGATCGGTCCCGCGCTCGCGCTCATGTACCGGGCGATCGCTCGGGGTGAGACAGGACGCGAGGATTCGCCCGCCGAAGCCGCGATACGCGCCCGGGCTCGCACGCTGGCGTGGATGGGGCTCCCTCTCATCGGGTTCTATCTGGTGGTCTCGCTCATCAACGATGCCGAGGGCAACTGGGCGATCGCTGGGTATGTCACGCTCGTGCCGCTCGCGGCACGCCTCGGCACCGGTCGCAAACGCGCCGGCAAACGGGCGGGCAGGAGATACCCCGCGTGGCTGGCCTGCTGGGTTGTCGGTGTCGTTGTCGCGATCTGCTTCGCGCGCCTGGACATCCTTGCGAAGGTGCCGCTGATCGGGCGGGCTGTGCCGCTCGGAAGACTCATGCAGTCGGACCTGCGAGCGCACGATGTCGATCGGTACGCGAGCATGCTCGCAGAGGAGACCGGGCTCGAGCCCTTCGTGATCGCGAGCCATTACGGGCGAGCGAGCCAGTTGGCGTTCTATATGAAGGATCGGCCTCGGGTGTACTGCGCCGGCCCGCACGTGGGCGGGCGCAAAACACAGTTCGACATGTGGGCATCGACCGATCTCTCGCAACGCTCCGTGAATCTGCAGCTGAGCGGGAGACCGGCGGTGCTCGTCGGCTCGTTGCAGCACCAGTGGGAGCGGGCGTTCGAGCACATCGAGCCCATCGGGGCCCTCAACGGGGAGACGAAGCCGGATCGCGTATCGTTCCTCGGCTATGCGTACCGAGGATTCACTGGCCCCCGACAGGACAAGTAG
- a CDS encoding phosphatase PAP2 family protein, whose translation MKTGVGPFRSWIARRMRPRVGFASRAELELRFVRFERAAIWLLVGFLVVSLLDGAAWRWLRFGEERWLESRDWYQMLRQLGYLPVWIFVGVAYGLSDLYARRRGEPDRGPRSVMIILAPVLAGLIAEMLKRTIGRERPPERAIITAENPLPDQPSLQYVYKPFLSGWTDDTNMGIPSSHAAVAFGALVLLGFMHRGARPVFWLLAIGCAASRVIAGAHWLSDVYAGAVIGALCATLVWSRMGCGWSRDARDIWRSRGRRLG comes from the coding sequence GTGAAGACAGGTGTCGGACCATTCAGGAGTTGGATCGCCCGGCGCATGCGCCCCCGCGTCGGCTTCGCGTCGCGCGCCGAACTGGAGCTCCGCTTCGTGCGATTCGAGCGCGCCGCGATCTGGCTGCTCGTCGGGTTCCTCGTGGTCTCGCTCCTCGACGGTGCGGCGTGGCGCTGGCTCCGATTCGGCGAAGAGCGCTGGCTCGAATCTCGCGACTGGTACCAGATGCTGCGCCAACTCGGATACCTGCCCGTCTGGATCTTCGTCGGCGTCGCGTATGGGCTGTCGGACCTCTACGCGCGAAGACGCGGCGAGCCCGATCGCGGACCGCGATCCGTCATGATCATCCTCGCGCCCGTGCTCGCCGGGCTCATCGCGGAGATGCTCAAGCGGACCATCGGCAGGGAGCGCCCGCCCGAGCGGGCGATCATCACCGCCGAGAACCCGCTGCCCGATCAGCCGTCGCTCCAGTATGTCTACAAGCCCTTCCTCAGCGGCTGGACCGACGACACGAACATGGGCATCCCGTCGAGCCATGCCGCCGTCGCGTTCGGTGCGCTCGTGCTGCTCGGCTTCATGCACCGGGGGGCGAGGCCGGTCTTCTGGCTGCTGGCGATCGGGTGCGCGGCATCGCGCGTCATCGCGGGCGCTCACTGGCTGAGCGATGTCTACGCGGGAGCGGTGATCGGAGCCCTCTGCGCGACGCTCGTGTGGTCGCGGATGGGGTGTGGCTGGTCTCGTGACGCACGCGACATCTGGCGATCGCGGGGGAGGCGTCTCGGATGA
- a CDS encoding LptF/LptG family permease, which translates to MSILDRSIARHFVANVVMLTIILCCFVVTIDVSVNADRYIRNAAKLATENGQPPSSLRTGLVTVFLVADLWWPRLIQLVTYLLGLVMAGAMGFTCSQMVRHREMVAILASGQPLSRIARPILLSACVLCGGQLAVQETVLPRIAPLLTRDTGEAGGRKISTTSVPLMADGQSNVIMASSFDADAEGGAGAMTSLIVWLVGESGIKDRRITADRAVWQADVGAWRLENGVVENRAVEEGSRLSRIDRFETDLTPTAITVRRYSGYSQCLSWSQLVELEAATRDSRGADARRQLARLERLRWGRLATIATTLLALSITMPFFITREPRNMVLQSLKCAPVAIISLMGGALGSAAAIPGVPAAVSVFVPAMILTPIAIATLTSIKT; encoded by the coding sequence ATGAGCATCCTCGACCGCTCGATCGCCAGGCACTTTGTCGCGAACGTCGTCATGCTGACGATCATTCTGTGCTGCTTCGTCGTGACGATCGACGTCTCGGTGAACGCGGACCGGTATATCCGCAACGCCGCGAAACTCGCGACCGAGAACGGGCAGCCCCCCTCCTCGCTCCGCACAGGGCTCGTCACGGTCTTCCTCGTCGCGGACCTCTGGTGGCCCCGGCTCATCCAGCTCGTCACCTATCTGCTCGGCCTCGTGATGGCGGGCGCGATGGGGTTCACATGCTCGCAGATGGTCAGGCACCGCGAGATGGTGGCCATCCTCGCGTCCGGACAGCCCCTCTCAAGGATCGCAAGGCCGATCCTTCTCTCTGCGTGCGTGCTCTGCGGAGGACAGCTCGCTGTGCAGGAGACCGTCCTCCCGCGGATCGCGCCACTGCTCACCAGAGACACGGGCGAGGCGGGCGGTCGGAAGATCTCAACGACCAGCGTGCCGCTCATGGCCGACGGGCAGAGCAACGTCATCATGGCCTCGTCCTTCGATGCCGACGCGGAGGGCGGCGCGGGAGCCATGACAAGTCTGATCGTCTGGCTTGTCGGTGAGAGCGGCATCAAAGACCGACGCATCACCGCGGACAGGGCCGTCTGGCAGGCCGATGTCGGAGCGTGGCGCCTGGAGAATGGCGTCGTCGAGAACCGCGCCGTTGAAGAGGGATCTCGCCTCTCGCGCATCGATCGCTTCGAGACCGATCTCACGCCGACCGCCATCACCGTCCGGCGATACAGCGGCTACAGCCAGTGCCTCTCCTGGAGCCAACTCGTCGAACTCGAGGCCGCAACACGCGACTCGCGAGGCGCCGACGCACGGAGGCAACTCGCGCGGCTCGAACGCCTCCGATGGGGACGCCTCGCCACCATCGCGACAACGCTCCTGGCCCTCTCCATCACCATGCCCTTTTTCATCACCCGTGAGCCGCGGAACATGGTCCTCCAATCCCTCAAGTGTGCCCCCGTCGCGATCATTTCGCTCATGGGCGGCGCACTCGGATCCGCGGCGGCGATTCCCGGGGTGCCTGCGGCAGTCAGCGTTTTCGTCCCGGCCATGATCCTCACTCCGATAGCGATCGCCACCCTAACAAGCATCAAGACCTGA
- a CDS encoding redoxin family protein: MRSRKLNVTIAALIGATLFTAAPAATGASTTFQPEAKATEKKVLKAGDRAPEFKVEKFIKGDAITGFEKGHVYVVEFWATWCGPCIKAFPHLTELQKQYAGDVTIIGTNIWETNKYDDSTLAKVEKFVAQKDDVMGYTVAYDGPSRHMDEKWMRAAGRNGIPSAFVVGKQGVVEWMGHPMWLDVVLAEVVADKWDAATGQSKLEAIEGKLGEAFRLSRSDPAGALAKFEEIEREYPSVGHMFEDTKAAWMMAAGDTKGASAIFAKNVDKMIASGDSEGLNAIAWGMVDPDSPAKNPDLDLALKAAEAADRLSEHKNPAIIDTLARVHFVKGDVTKAIELQTKAVGLASGEMKADLEKVLAEYKSKK; this comes from the coding sequence ATGAGATCGCGGAAGCTGAACGTCACGATTGCGGCCTTGATCGGAGCCACGCTCTTCACGGCCGCGCCGGCGGCGACCGGGGCATCGACAACCTTCCAGCCGGAGGCGAAGGCCACCGAGAAGAAAGTACTCAAGGCCGGTGACCGAGCGCCGGAGTTCAAGGTCGAGAAGTTCATCAAGGGCGACGCGATCACCGGGTTCGAGAAGGGACACGTCTACGTCGTCGAGTTCTGGGCGACGTGGTGCGGCCCCTGCATCAAGGCCTTCCCGCACCTGACGGAACTTCAGAAGCAGTACGCGGGCGATGTCACGATCATCGGCACGAACATCTGGGAGACCAACAAGTACGACGACAGCACGCTCGCGAAGGTAGAGAAGTTCGTGGCCCAGAAAGACGACGTGATGGGCTACACCGTGGCCTACGACGGACCGTCGCGCCACATGGACGAGAAGTGGATGCGAGCCGCCGGACGCAACGGCATCCCCTCCGCGTTCGTGGTCGGCAAGCAGGGCGTGGTCGAGTGGATGGGCCACCCGATGTGGCTCGACGTCGTGCTCGCGGAGGTCGTCGCAGACAAGTGGGACGCAGCGACCGGCCAGAGCAAGCTCGAAGCGATCGAAGGAAAGCTCGGCGAGGCGTTCCGGCTCTCACGCAGCGATCCCGCCGGAGCCCTTGCCAAGTTCGAAGAGATCGAGCGTGAGTATCCCTCCGTCGGGCATATGTTCGAGGACACAAAGGCCGCATGGATGATGGCCGCAGGCGACACCAAGGGCGCTTCTGCCATCTTCGCGAAGAACGTCGACAAGATGATCGCGAGCGGCGATTCCGAGGGTCTCAACGCGATCGCCTGGGGCATGGTCGATCCCGATTCCCCCGCAAAGAACCCCGATCTTGATCTCGCCCTGAAAGCCGCCGAAGCCGCGGACCGCCTGAGCGAGCACAAGAACCCGGCCATCATCGACACGCTCGCCCGCGTCCACTTTGTCAAGGGAGACGTCACGAAGGCGATCGAGCTGCAGACGAAGGCCGTTGGGCTCGCGAGCGGCGAGATGAAGGCCGATCTCGAGAAGGTCCTTGCCGAGTACAAGAGCAAGAAGTGA
- a CDS encoding PadR family transcriptional regulator, giving the protein MARAPRSELESFVLGLIWQLGPCSPYDVRCHMMRSPSTQWSASAGSIYPLVQRLERQRLLSSKASSKGLRARRVYSITPSGLRALRAWIGPPIRAEAITVSHDPLRSRVRFLGALTPSQRARWVKAASEALDRLESQIAAWDEAHASLDPYASLMTVCGRADVASRRAWLAALEGVEKAPRRVPPVEEAGPGQRARSGSGKSR; this is encoded by the coding sequence ATGGCGAGAGCCCCACGCAGCGAACTTGAGAGCTTTGTGCTCGGTCTGATCTGGCAGCTCGGCCCGTGCAGCCCGTACGACGTGCGTTGCCACATGATGAGGTCGCCATCGACGCAATGGTCGGCGAGCGCGGGCTCGATATACCCGCTTGTGCAGCGACTGGAGCGGCAGCGTCTGCTCTCGTCGAAGGCATCGTCGAAGGGCCTTCGGGCGCGTCGCGTGTACTCCATCACGCCGTCGGGACTCCGCGCGCTTCGGGCGTGGATCGGGCCGCCCATTCGGGCCGAGGCGATCACGGTCTCACACGATCCTCTTCGCTCGCGGGTTCGATTTCTCGGGGCACTGACGCCGAGCCAGCGTGCGCGATGGGTCAAGGCGGCTTCTGAGGCGCTCGATCGTCTTGAGAGCCAGATCGCCGCGTGGGACGAGGCCCACGCCTCGCTCGATCCGTACGCCTCGCTGATGACCGTGTGCGGCAGGGCGGATGTCGCGTCTCGTCGCGCTTGGCTGGCGGCACTCGAAGGGGTGGAGAAAGCCCCGCGGCGCGTGCCGCCCGTCGAAGAGGCCGGTCCGGGTCAGCGAGCACGCTCGGGATCGGGAAAGTCGCGGTAG